Proteins encoded by one window of Candidatus Obscuribacterales bacterium:
- a CDS encoding type IV secretory system conjugative DNA transfer family protein → MNDRGVVARYRNTDTGETITAKEYERRLQMQDNQYLLAPGSAMPQMTVAPAGGHVNENGVYVPNGGGYPVVPQQVVQPNGMVVQSTSAYPAHPGTSPLIQNGAQMASGQQGQQMAAAPQAQPQQGQPINNVGTTGQNLRLESNSTPAANSNMFFQPAQQHGNQSYKPKGFIDATSVALMIPTLVILAIIIAAAHKKRLFPWQTVRTFNPPSGLMTPREYERSFLCPPNLRKHGRMGKRNPNATWTEEDGIVLPFGFLARTHLPITVPLGRLPNKNMFMVAPSGSGKTTLMRAIIKAMLAKPCVIIALEAKANDPDLDERREGFKYTILPEAQQAGFETLYFNPLDANSIHWNPLDLEPLVFASSIVRDVNSLPPEEQHWAERDHGYIAGLATLLKWGAVQVSGEDENGVPTEIMTLPCNPRGLMRLVNNRRNIVESLRNLKNNPDVDPAELNELTQTLSSIIRTDSDWDKNIQGVRGRLRMFKNANILRVTEESNVDVRGSMHKPTVFIFGAPASLGPDAESLSACFVYQLEQALHTRYGTASVLPLFAFFDEYQTLNIDIAGKLSAIVRGANGGLAVILQNITQIAGKMSGDPTSSGGAELKTIFSNSAVRICLHNADESTSRFFSDEIGKHAVIVPGIADQFTGDSIFPVAWRRIHSQQVVARVDSDSIKRMEKHHALVFMAPAGDSEFGETKPLMVDLRGIEEIARLHLLHNVSNKPGPESAAPTPADEESYSESADVLPMFAGATAPTPPMANDIMSIIKGEAAVVAEEAAHKTAEGLSKAAHSIENIAEHLKTPIRKQEPPKEEPAKTDDAELAVKAELLDKAVAEDAGAKVIAETAATEAPKPKAKEPSKGRVCPYCSKQAGKGRFCIECGKELGMPDKGNTGLSALDLSDTLRQLKIPAQPPTASRFPASTTNPVSDPGFAVEKKTAAPVATAPGEERRAPLKSLHEDPFRRIPRREATPGLSQPPVDLPKPEQVGYPGNVWFGAEDKSKNVEF, encoded by the coding sequence ATGAACGATCGTGGCGTTGTCGCCCGGTACCGCAATACGGATACCGGTGAGACCATCACCGCCAAAGAATACGAACGTCGACTGCAAATGCAGGATAATCAATATCTACTTGCTCCCGGCTCGGCAATGCCGCAAATGACGGTTGCGCCTGCCGGCGGACACGTAAACGAAAATGGCGTTTATGTGCCGAACGGTGGCGGCTATCCTGTTGTTCCGCAACAAGTCGTCCAGCCAAATGGCATGGTTGTGCAATCGACTTCGGCTTATCCGGCACATCCTGGTACGAGCCCATTAATTCAAAATGGTGCTCAGATGGCGAGCGGACAGCAAGGTCAGCAAATGGCCGCTGCTCCTCAAGCACAACCTCAGCAGGGACAACCTATAAATAATGTCGGCACGACAGGACAGAACTTGCGCTTAGAGTCAAATTCTACTCCAGCCGCAAATTCGAATATGTTCTTCCAGCCGGCTCAGCAGCATGGTAACCAATCCTACAAACCAAAAGGCTTTATCGATGCTACATCAGTTGCTTTGATGATCCCGACATTGGTCATTTTGGCTATCATCATTGCGGCGGCTCACAAGAAGAGATTATTCCCGTGGCAAACCGTGCGCACGTTTAACCCGCCATCCGGTTTGATGACCCCTCGTGAATATGAAAGATCTTTCCTTTGCCCTCCTAACTTGCGTAAGCATGGTCGCATGGGTAAGCGCAATCCAAATGCAACTTGGACAGAAGAAGACGGTATAGTGTTGCCGTTTGGTTTCCTTGCCCGCACGCACTTGCCGATTACAGTACCTTTGGGTCGCTTGCCTAACAAAAACATGTTCATGGTTGCTCCATCCGGCTCCGGTAAAACAACCTTGATGCGTGCCATTATCAAAGCCATGTTAGCCAAGCCTTGCGTCATTATTGCCTTGGAAGCTAAAGCTAACGATCCGGATTTGGACGAAAGAAGAGAAGGCTTCAAATACACAATCTTGCCGGAAGCCCAGCAAGCTGGTTTTGAAACGCTCTATTTCAACCCGTTAGATGCTAATTCCATTCATTGGAATCCATTGGATCTTGAACCGTTGGTGTTTGCTTCCTCCATCGTGCGAGATGTTAACTCTTTGCCGCCGGAAGAACAGCACTGGGCAGAACGTGACCACGGCTACATTGCCGGATTGGCCACCTTGCTTAAGTGGGGTGCCGTACAAGTATCCGGTGAAGATGAAAATGGCGTGCCGACTGAGATAATGACCTTACCGTGCAATCCACGTGGTTTGATGCGCCTGGTTAACAATAGACGCAACATTGTCGAGTCTCTGCGCAATTTGAAAAACAATCCTGATGTTGACCCGGCCGAATTGAATGAGCTAACGCAAACTCTTTCTTCAATCATCCGTACAGACAGCGATTGGGATAAAAACATTCAAGGGGTGCGTGGACGTTTGCGCATGTTCAAGAATGCCAATATTTTGCGTGTCACTGAAGAATCCAACGTCGATGTGCGTGGTTCAATGCACAAGCCGACTGTATTCATCTTTGGTGCTCCGGCATCATTGGGACCTGATGCTGAATCCTTGTCTGCTTGCTTTGTCTACCAGTTAGAACAAGCGTTGCACACAAGATACGGAACTGCGTCGGTACTTCCATTGTTTGCCTTCTTCGATGAGTATCAAACATTGAATATCGACATAGCTGGAAAACTTTCAGCTATCGTTCGTGGTGCCAATGGTGGATTGGCCGTTATTCTGCAGAACATCACGCAGATTGCCGGCAAAATGTCGGGTGATCCGACATCATCCGGTGGTGCTGAGTTGAAGACCATCTTCTCTAACTCGGCAGTGCGCATTTGTTTGCACAACGCGGATGAATCCACTTCTCGCTTCTTCTCGGATGAAATCGGCAAACATGCCGTTATAGTCCCGGGTATTGCCGACCAATTTACGGGTGATTCGATATTCCCTGTAGCTTGGAGACGTATTCACAGTCAGCAAGTTGTCGCCCGTGTGGATTCTGACTCCATCAAGCGTATGGAAAAACATCACGCGCTTGTCTTTATGGCTCCAGCCGGTGACAGCGAATTTGGCGAAACCAAACCGCTCATGGTCGACTTGCGTGGTATTGAAGAAATTGCACGCTTGCACTTGTTGCATAACGTATCCAACAAGCCCGGACCTGAATCAGCTGCACCGACGCCGGCAGACGAAGAATCTTATTCTGAGTCAGCTGATGTATTGCCGATGTTTGCTGGTGCTACGGCACCAACTCCACCAATGGCAAACGACATAATGTCAATTATCAAAGGTGAAGCGGCAGTTGTGGCAGAAGAAGCTGCGCACAAAACAGCTGAAGGTCTTTCCAAGGCAGCACACTCAATTGAGAATATTGCCGAGCATTTGAAGACCCCAATTCGCAAGCAAGAGCCTCCCAAAGAGGAACCTGCTAAAACTGATGATGCGGAATTGGCAGTCAAAGCTGAGCTTCTCGACAAAGCTGTTGCTGAAGACGCCGGCGCAAAGGTGATTGCCGAAACTGCTGCAACTGAAGCTCCGAAGCCGAAAGCTAAGGAGCCTTCCAAAGGACGTGTTTGTCCGTATTGCTCCAAGCAAGCCGGAAAAGGACGTTTCTGCATCGAGTGCGGCAAAGAATTGGGAATGCCGGACAAAGGCAACACTGGTTTGTCGGCACTAGATCTATCCGACACTCTAAGGCAACTGAAGATTCCAGCGCAGCCGCCAACGGCTTCACGCTTTCCAGCCTCAACAACCAACCCGGTGAGCGATCCAGGATTTGCCGTCGAGAAAAAGACAGCTGCACCAGTAGCCACCGCACCTGGTGAAGAAAGACGAGCACCACTCAAGAGTCTGCACGAAGATCCATTTCGTCGCATACCTCGACGTGAAGCAACGCCTGGTCTTTCACAGCCACCAGTAGACTTGCCGAAGCCGGAACAAGTCGGCTATCCAGGCAATGTCTGGTTCGGTGCCGAAGATAAAAGCAAGAACGTCGAATTCTAG
- a CDS encoding ATP-binding protein, with protein sequence MDSSLSRSNLAENSLLGFLGRGQKSSAQDLDRQMRKSRLSKLPSAAVPRTNPSAAGLVPLWDLFHDEASGLGIVVLKDGSYRCCFEVDGVHVSGFDEVRLGSLMQHFTGFLNSVDTSVQLTIVCHNITKREYFLRHPVDVVDDEFLKYVARGVENDEAFLMSKNFIPELKFYVTFCFRPPKEKPAKQSFIESTVGHIIDVFTNKAASQSKEHHLKNVQTLVQRSMGHVAQLNHCGMSGRPIGGVEYFQMLYKELNPAASTVSSERLPHPIRPQTASMTPDLRAIFPDMEPATLREQLAESVYDFTHSDYALISDLSESEDMTKPTGKYVRSLYMSRLPERTGPLWLSPLLRLNCEWRMNIFAHKLDKEVFRKRLQRKQSQATANTYQGILGQRSAPNQEEAEKAQEAAHIGSELYTTNMEIFNYAVYFTLNADSLEDLNRNTELVRSAAPQCRGARFVVGFHEQKQLFVGSLPGLGLDVTRRGKAVRTPTVRNSFPFVHAQLGSEQGDWLGFSKETLEPVFLNPYDERLPNALAIVFGQPGEGKSMVAQQIIQMKTLAGAKSVIIDRSGSYKVLTDVYDDAAYIRLGPDGSVCINLYDLPFATSDGKPIDPANPPESHIIKLLNFHSVMLGERGEQAMTKDEKPILMQGIQAIYKSCAAEGRIPVESDLVAWLKKEAEANKGYRRGEVAEDLANRLGLYCRGAIFGKLFDGQTSIPMDSQLMVFDTADLAHDKTLEAVVTLFVSDFVLRRAHQHKMEQMAKGKPARFVFCIDELWRLLRYEGGKTLVEDASRTSRHLGLLFIGISQELNDLLKDDRARTLASNSAIKVILGNDPANFDLIKDACGLTPQEMSSIGHLTRKNREYSEAFLIYHKMSRGVVKLVVPRFMYWVATTEPNNDQPLRARMIEACNGDIRMACHLLAQGISPETVQQPHAQAS encoded by the coding sequence ATGGATTCATCACTATCCCGCTCAAATCTAGCTGAAAATAGCCTCCTGGGATTCCTGGGCAGAGGACAAAAGTCGAGCGCTCAAGACTTAGATCGTCAGATGCGCAAGTCTCGTTTATCTAAATTGCCTTCTGCTGCTGTGCCGCGCACTAATCCATCGGCAGCCGGACTTGTTCCGCTGTGGGATCTCTTCCACGATGAAGCATCAGGATTAGGCATTGTTGTTTTGAAAGATGGCAGCTACCGCTGCTGCTTTGAAGTTGATGGCGTACACGTATCCGGTTTTGATGAAGTACGTCTTGGCTCACTTATGCAACACTTCACTGGATTCTTGAATAGTGTTGACACCTCGGTTCAATTAACGATTGTCTGTCACAACATCACCAAGCGCGAGTACTTCTTGCGTCACCCGGTTGATGTAGTCGACGATGAGTTTCTCAAGTACGTTGCTCGTGGTGTGGAAAATGACGAAGCATTCTTGATGTCGAAAAACTTCATTCCGGAATTGAAGTTTTACGTAACTTTCTGCTTCAGACCACCCAAAGAAAAGCCGGCAAAACAGTCCTTCATTGAAAGCACTGTTGGTCACATCATAGATGTATTTACAAATAAGGCTGCCAGCCAGAGCAAAGAGCATCACCTGAAAAATGTTCAGACTCTTGTTCAGAGATCAATGGGGCATGTTGCGCAGTTGAATCACTGTGGTATGAGCGGTCGTCCAATTGGCGGCGTTGAATACTTCCAGATGCTTTATAAAGAGCTCAATCCGGCAGCAAGCACTGTTTCATCAGAAAGGCTGCCGCACCCGATAAGACCGCAGACAGCATCTATGACTCCTGACTTGCGTGCCATATTCCCGGATATGGAGCCGGCAACTCTGCGCGAACAATTGGCGGAGTCCGTATATGACTTTACACATTCGGACTATGCTTTGATTAGCGACTTGTCCGAATCAGAAGATATGACAAAGCCGACAGGCAAATATGTGCGCAGCTTGTACATGTCACGTCTGCCGGAACGTACTGGTCCTTTGTGGTTGTCGCCGCTATTGAGACTTAACTGCGAATGGCGCATGAATATCTTTGCTCACAAGTTGGACAAGGAAGTATTCCGCAAGAGATTACAGCGCAAGCAATCACAAGCAACAGCCAACACATATCAAGGCATTTTGGGACAGCGCTCCGCACCTAACCAGGAAGAAGCGGAAAAGGCTCAAGAAGCTGCCCACATCGGCTCCGAGTTGTATACAACCAACATGGAAATATTCAACTACGCTGTTTACTTCACTTTGAATGCCGACAGCTTGGAAGACTTGAACCGCAATACGGAACTAGTGCGTAGCGCTGCTCCACAATGCCGTGGTGCTCGCTTTGTAGTCGGCTTCCATGAACAAAAGCAATTGTTTGTCGGCAGCTTGCCTGGATTGGGACTTGATGTCACCCGTCGCGGCAAAGCTGTAAGAACACCGACAGTGCGCAATTCATTCCCGTTTGTGCATGCACAATTGGGTTCGGAACAAGGCGACTGGCTTGGTTTTTCCAAAGAGACTTTGGAGCCTGTATTCTTGAATCCGTACGATGAAAGACTACCTAACGCCCTGGCCATTGTTTTCGGTCAGCCTGGTGAAGGTAAATCTATGGTCGCCCAACAAATCATTCAAATGAAAACTCTGGCTGGCGCCAAGTCCGTTATCATTGACCGTTCGGGCTCCTACAAGGTGCTAACCGATGTTTATGATGATGCTGCATACATTAGACTCGGTCCTGACGGATCAGTTTGTATCAACCTTTATGATTTACCTTTTGCTACTTCTGACGGTAAGCCTATTGATCCGGCTAATCCACCAGAGTCGCATATCATCAAACTGCTCAATTTCCACTCCGTCATGTTAGGCGAGCGTGGTGAGCAAGCCATGACCAAGGATGAAAAACCTATCCTTATGCAGGGCATTCAAGCAATTTATAAGAGCTGTGCTGCTGAAGGCAGAATTCCAGTCGAATCCGATTTGGTTGCCTGGCTGAAGAAAGAAGCAGAAGCAAACAAAGGCTATCGCCGAGGCGAGGTTGCCGAAGATCTAGCTAACCGTTTGGGCTTGTATTGTCGCGGAGCCATTTTTGGTAAATTATTTGACGGACAAACTTCCATCCCAATGGATTCGCAGTTGATGGTATTTGATACCGCCGATCTTGCCCATGACAAAACATTGGAAGCGGTCGTCACACTTTTCGTATCCGACTTTGTCTTGAGACGCGCTCATCAACACAAGATGGAGCAAATGGCAAAAGGCAAACCGGCACGGTTTGTGTTCTGTATAGACGAGTTGTGGAGACTATTGCGTTACGAGGGTGGCAAAACTCTTGTAGAAGATGCATCACGTACAAGCCGACACTTAGGTCTATTGTTCATCGGCATATCTCAGGAGTTGAACGATCTGCTGAAAGATGACAGAGCAAGAACTCTTGCCAGCAACAGTGCGATAAAAGTCATTCTAGGTAATGACCCGGCTAACTTTGATTTGATTAAGGATGCTTGCGGTTTAACTCCGCAAGAGATGTCCTCGATTGGACACTTAACGCGCAAAAACCGTGAATACTCAGAAGCGTTTCTCATCTATCACAAGATGTCGCGCGGCGTCGTCAAATTGGTTGTACCGCGCTTTATGTATTGGGTTGCCACCACAGAGCCAAACAACGATCAGCCATTGCGCGCTCGTATGATTGAAGCTTGCAACGGCGACATACGCATGGCATGCCATTTGCTTGCTCAGGGTATCAGCCCTGAGACTGTGCAACAACCGCATGCGCAGGCGAGTTAG
- a CDS encoding DUF2225 domain-containing protein — MKEFVLRDTTLLCPTCNSMFGTKTLVASPDITAETTVEADLHRVLPDPALRAAFVAMCPACGYAWWVQAFKTHPFDSKLLPKPLSLEYPKRFAHAVLTGRSSGSHSLDLALLALNGYWCSREAGNPEIRFLELAHHEMDNTLKLDDWEGSRGYYHYVMGEICRQLRDFKAAILHFEKVTPIANIPQELLDRQKVLAISGDCDPAVMPSHLVELMFVDQGAKV, encoded by the coding sequence ATGAAAGAATTTGTTCTAAGAGATACGACGCTTCTTTGCCCAACATGTAATTCCATGTTCGGTACTAAGACGCTGGTTGCCTCGCCTGATATAACTGCTGAGACCACTGTAGAAGCCGACTTGCATAGAGTATTGCCGGACCCGGCATTAAGAGCGGCTTTTGTGGCTATGTGCCCTGCCTGTGGCTATGCCTGGTGGGTACAAGCTTTTAAGACCCATCCTTTCGACAGCAAGCTCCTACCTAAACCACTTAGCTTGGAGTATCCCAAGCGCTTTGCCCATGCCGTCCTAACAGGGCGCTCAAGTGGCTCCCACAGCCTCGATTTGGCTCTTTTAGCTCTAAATGGCTACTGGTGCAGCCGTGAAGCCGGAAACCCCGAGATACGCTTCTTGGAGCTTGCCCATCACGAGATGGACAACACCCTCAAATTAGACGATTGGGAAGGTAGCCGTGGCTACTACCACTACGTGATGGGTGAAATCTGCCGTCAGTTGAGAGACTTCAAGGCAGCAATACTGCATTTTGAAAAAGTGACACCAATTGCCAATATTCCGCAAGAGCTTCTAGATAGACAAAAGGTTTTGGCTATTTCTGGAGACTGCGATCCTGCAGTTATGCCTTCTCATTTGGTTGAACTGATGTTTGTTGATCAAGGTGCAAAGGTCTAG